CTTAAAAGTGCTGACCTTGTCGCCAAGATTGATGTATTCAATCTCAAGATACGCGTATTTTCTCATCTCGATAAGATCTGTGGATTTGATGTTGTCAATAGAAAGCTTCAAAGCAAGTACTTCCAGTTCTTTTCTCAGAAAATAAAGGTCGCGGACCTCGTTTGTGGTCGGATTTGCCAGCCATGCCCCGTTTCCTGACCTGAAGACTACGACGTCTTCATTTTCAAGTTTCTTCAATGCTTCGATGACGGGAGTACGGCTCATGCCGAAACCTTTGGCTAGGTCTATGGTAGGCAGGTGCATTC
The genomic region above belongs to Synergistaceae bacterium and contains:
- a CDS encoding GntR family transcriptional regulator; amino-acid sequence: MISNPQVSPVIIAYDSIIKMIADGRLKPGMHLPTIDLAKGFGMSRTPVIEALKKLENEDVVVFRSGNGAWLANPTTNEVRDLYFLRKELEVLALKLSIDNIKSTDLIEMRKYAYLEIEYINLGDKVSTFKAGLDFHKELHSHCTNKYLVNCINRTLSTIFAYLVMLD